DNA sequence from the Cohnella herbarum genome:
ATTCAGAAGCTGAACGAGGATCAAGGCGTCTTCGCTTTCGACTTCCAGGGAACTCGTTACGACGTAGGCGAACAGCTTGGCTTTATTATGACGACGATCGATTTTGCGCTTCGAAATAACGACCTGAAACATCAACTTATGGCGGAATTGGGGGAGATCATGGAACGAGAGCTCGGCAAACGATTAATACTAGGAAGGAGTGAGAGATAATGACGCCGCAATATCGGGACGATGCGGTCGTGAGCGCGTCTGAATATTATAAGAATGCAGCGATCGAACGAAAGAAACCTCGCGCGAATAAGCTTCATTCGCTGCTTAAACGGACGATCGATATTGTCGGTTCGCTATTCGGTTTAATCGTCTTGAGTCCGCTGTTCCTCATCGTCGCGATCTGTATCAAGTGGGAGGATCCCAAAGGGCCGGTTTTTTTCTCCCAGATAAGAGTCGGCAAGAACGAGCAGCCTTTCCGGATATATAAATTCCGTTCGATGTGCACCGACGCGGAGGACAAGCTGAAGGACGTGCTGCACAAAAATTTCATTAGCGGAGCGATGTTCAAAATCAAGGACGACCCGCGCATTACGAGAGTGGGAAAGTTCATTCGAAAGACGAGCATCGACGAGTTGCCGCAATTCTACAACGTTCTTAAGGGAGAGATGTCGCTCGTCGGTCCCAGACCGTCATCCCGGATGGAAGTGGACGGATATACGACTTACGACAAGAAGCGTTTGTCCGTCACGCCCGGATGCACGGGGCTGTGGCAGGTCAGCGGAAGAAACGATATCGGCTTTAAGGAAATGGTCGAATTGGACATTGCTTATATCGAGAAGAAGTCGATTTGGTTCGATATCAAAATCATTTTGAAAACGGTGGTAACCATTATAAGCTCCAGGGGTGCATCGTAAATCAGCGAACGGAGGCGAGATCATGACAAAGGTTCTTCATCTATCGGAGTTTACTAAGGGCGGCGTGGGAACCCATATAAATGAAGTGCTGAAGTACCAATCGGATAACCATGATATCTACTTGATGGTTTCCGAGTTGAACTCCAACCCGGATTTCTTGCGGATCAACTCCGACAGGGTGTTCATGTACCCGTACAAGAGGAAACCTTCCTACATTCTCAAAACGATGAAATCGATCGATCGGAAAATAAAAGAAATCAATCCCGATATCATTCATGTCCATGGAACGTTCGCGGGTTTCTTCCTGCGAACGTTGCTTTTTTTCAAGAAACGGCGCCCCGTCGTCATTTACTGCTCGCACGGATGGGCTTTTCTAATGGACACTCAGAGTTGGAAAAGAAAGCTGTTCGCCATCGTGGAGAAGGTGCTGTCCCTGAAGACGGATCACATTATCCATATCTCGAACCATGAATACGAGATGGCCATGGATTACGGCATATCGGCCAAGAAATCCGTCGTCGTGCATAACGGGGTATCGGATTCCGCGGTTTCGGAGCTTGCGCCGTTCGCGGTTCGGAAGGAGAAGATCAACTTGCTGTTCGTTGGCCGTTTCGACCGGCAGAAAGGCTTCGATCTGTTGCTGGAATTATTCAACGAGCATAAATTCGCGGATATTCATCTCTATCTCGTCGGAGACACCGTATTGAAGGAATGCGAGTATCGATATCCGGATAACGCGATCAAGGTCGGCTGGGTGGACAATTCGGAGATCGACCGGTACATGAAAGCTTGCGATGCCATCGTCGTTCCTTCCCGCTGGGAAGGGTTCGGCCTCGTCGCGATCGAAGCGCTTCGGAATAAGAAGCCCGTCATCGCCAGCAACCGGGGCGCGCTTCCGGAAATCGTTCAGCACGGCGTCAACGGCTATCTTTTCGATTTCGATAACAAGGAAGAGCTGGCGAACATCTTGAGAGGGTTGGATAAGAGCAAGCTGGAAGAGATGGGAATAGCGGGCCGGAAGGTTTTTAACGAGAAATTCCATTCGGATAAAATGAACCGTCAAATCGAAAGACTGTACGAAGCCGCGGAGAGCAAACCGACCGACCGGTATTCCGTCTCCGTGAAAAGATATGTCTAGGTTTTTGCCTCTGTATCTGGTTCTCTTGCTGGTGCTTACCGTCTATCAAGATTTTCCGCTGGTGAACACGATCGGCGAGATAGGCAGGTCGCCGATCATCGTGCTGTTTCCTCTCTTTATTTTTTGCGAGGTAGCGATGCTAGCGAAATACAAGAAAGTGATGCTCGCTTCGAAGCTGCAGAAGTATTTGTTCGCTTTTATTCTCTATTTGAGCTTCGTTAGCATCGTCTACGTTTTCGTGCAATTCATGCAGGGCAGCTACAGCTTCGGTTCGGAAAATCTGCTGGGCAAAGCGGTGAAGGTGTTAATCTATTTCATCCTGATCTTGTTCTACATCCGGCATATGCAGCTTGTATTCTCGAAAATAAAAAGCTACAAAGTGCTGTATGCGTGCTTCTTCTCCGTCGTTACGCTATTGATCTTCATTATGATTTTAGAGCTCATGAGCATACCGCACGCGCTCTCATCCTTTCATGCGGGGAGCCATCCTTATTGGAGGGTGAGGCTGCTGACTTCCGAAAGCAGTACGACGGGATCCATCATCGTCGTGTACGCTTCGATACTGGTTTATCTGACCCGGTATCTGGGCGGCTTTGCCAAGACGTTATCGATCGTTTACGTTTCCGGGTTTTTCCTGTTCTACTTGTTCGTCACGGGATCCAAAGGCTTCCTGATCGTAAGCTTGCTGACGCTCGTCGTCACGATGATCAAATTTCTGGATTTCAGGAAGAAGAAAAACTTCATTTTGCTCTTGTCGGCAATCGTGGCGATGTATTATTTCATCGCGTATTTTTCGGCGGGGGTGGTCAGCTCGTTCAGCAACGATATCGAGAACTATACGTCGTCCTATACGAGAATGGGGACGATTATTATCTCGTTGGCTACCGTCCTGCACAACCCGCTGGGCGTCGGAACGGGAGCCTACTTGATGTATTTCGACAAGTACGTGAACGACTCGATCAACCTCATGTCCCAATTTTACTACCGGATGTTCGGCATTGGTCAGATCAATGCCGGAGAGCTTCTGCAATATTCGAATTCGGATGAAAATTTAGGCGTCAAATCGGGTTTTTTCCAGTGGGTCATGTTCGGCGGAATTTTCTCCGTCGCGTTCTTCTATCTCATGGCCAGAAATTTGATCGTCAAAGTGAAATCCAGCTCGATATTGTTTCTGGCTCTTGTTTTTATTTTACTTTCCTTGCTCTTCGTGGCTTTGGAGATCAAATACGAGGTATGGCTGCTCTTCGCCTTTATCAGCTTCTTTCTAGGTCAGAACGAAATCAATCATTCCAATAGACCGAGGGTGGCGAAATGAAAATACTTATTGTTTGCAGCGATTTCCCCTACCCTGCCGATCATGGCGCAAGGGTCGACACTTGGGGAAGGATTAAGGTTTTGGCGGAGCTCGGTTGGAGGATCCATCTCGCCGTGTGCGGAAGAGAGAAGCCTTCCGAGGCGGATTTGGAAGCCGTTAGCGCTTATGTCGAGCAAGTTAAGCTTTGCGACCGCAGAAGCAAACTGGCGGATTTCATGCACGCGACTCCGATGCAAGCGCGATCGAGAGACGAGCTAAGGCATGTAGACGTCGACGGCGATTACGATTACGTGCTGCTTGAAGGCGATTATGTGTATCCGATCCTGGACAATCCGAAGATCAGGCACGACAGCGTCATCTTACGGGTTCATAACGACGAAGCGGTCTATTTCAAAGCGCTTGCCAGAAGCACGAGAAACGTCATTCACAAGCTCTATTACCGCATGGAAAGCGGCAAGTTCGCCCGGCTGCAGAAGAAGATGCTGGAGAAGGTAGACAAATATTTGTTTATCTCGAACAAGGAGTTCGAAACCTTCCAAAAACGGCATCCTTCGGCACGGAGCCAATTTTTGCCGCCTCCGGTATCTCTGGGGAATTTCGGTTCCGGCACGTTCCAAGGGAAGAACGTCGTGTTTATCGGTTCGTTATTCATGCCGAATAACCGGGAAGCGATCCAGTGGTATCTTGCTCATGTTCATCCCTTGATGCTGCGGGAGCCCGACTACAAATTCATCGTAGCCGGGAATAGCAGGAAGATGAGCTTAAGCTGGCTGGATCAATACGATCTGACCAACGTGATCGTACACGATTCTCCGAAGAGTCTGGATGACATATACAAACAAGGGTACTTGTTCGTTAATCCGATGCAGAACGGAGCCGGCGTAAAGCTGAAGACGATCGAAGCGATTCAGAACGGCTTGCCGGTCATCTCCACCTCGATCGGATACGAAGGCACGGGTCTCGTGAAGAACGAGCATATCTTGATAGCCGACGAGCCGGAGGCCTTTTATCGGAAGATCAAGTACTTGTTCGACAATCCTCACTCGGCTAAGGCTTTGGCGGATTCTTCGCAAAATTTCTTGCGCATGCACTATAACCATAAAGAGGTGCTGAACGGTTACATCCGTTCGTTAACTCCCATCTACCCGATAAAGCAGGTGCGCTGAATGGAAAACGGAAAAACGAACGTATTGTTCGTCACCCACGCGGATAAGAAAGGCGGCGCCGAGCAAAGCCTGATTCACCTGATCAATTACTTGGACACGGCGAAATACCGGATTTATTTGTTAAGTCCCGGCGATGCGGCGTATTTGAATGAAATCAAGACGGAGTACGAGCATTTCCCGCTTCGGCTGAACAGCATCAAACAAAAGCTCGGCCTCGGGTACTTGGAGACGCTGCTGCGCATCAAGCGTTTCGTGAAGAAAAACCGGATCGAGATTATACACGCGAACGGGTGGCGGGCGCCTTGGTATACGGCTCCGCTCAAGTTTATGACGAAGAGCAAGCTGGTATGGCACCACAGGGATCATACGCATTTGAGAATGTTTAACCATGTGCTGCCAAGGTTTTTCGACCAGGTGATCTGCATCTCGCACTTCGTGGCGAATTCCATCCGGGGCAGCAACAAGACGATCATTTACAACGGCATCGATCCGGATTCGGCATTAACGCCTAAGAGCCGAATCCTGATGGAGGACGACACGCTCGTCATCGGGATGTTCGGACGAATCGTGGAGTGGAAGAGATACCATCTCGTCATCGAGGCCGTCAAAAAGATGGCCGACAACAAAAGGTATAACTGGAAGCTGCTCATCGTAGGCGACACGTCCGTGGACGGGTCGGAAGACTATTATAACGACTTGATCCGGAAGGTCATCGCTTACGGGTTGGAGGAGAACATCGTTTTTTACGGCTACAGCCCTAACCCTCTCGACGTGATGAAAGATTGCGATCTTACGGTTAACTTCTCGTTAAACGAGCCGTTCGGCAGAGTCATTATCGAGTCGCTGCTCGCGCAGACGCCCGTCATCGTATCGGATTCGGGCGGAGCGCCGGAAATCATTCGCGAAACGAAGGGCGGTTTTATCGTGAAGGACGGCGATGTCGAAGAGTTATATCGAACCATTCGGCGCGTCTACGATAAAGGCGTCAACCATCAGGAGCTTTCAAACGAAGGATACGCTAACGTCATGAACGACTTTAACATGAAGGCAATCGCCCGGAAGGTGGAGAACACCTACCATTCGTTATTGGCTCGGAAGATGAAGGCGGAGACGGCGGGATGATTCTATGAATGTCCAATACAAGCAGATCCGGTTCGGCAAGCTGCTGGCCGTCCTGAAGGGCGCGGTCATACTGCCGATCAAAACCAGTTCGGTCGGCAGACTGGGGCGGATCTCGGGGAAATTATCCGTAAGCAACAAAGGCGAGTTTATTATCGGGAGGAACGTTTCCTTTCACGCCAAACCGTTTCCGTCTTCCGTAACGGTTGGTAATAAGGCGGAGCTGTGGATAGGGGACAACGTTTTTTTTAATTACGGCTTGGACATCGGTTGCACGAAATCCATACGGATCGGCAGCAATACGATCATTGGACCGATGGTTAATATTATGGACTCGAATTATCACCCGGTAGATGCGGATGATCCGTGCGCAAGCAAAGAAGTAATCATTTCGGAAAATGTTTGGATCGGCAGAGGGGCCGTCATTTTGGCCGGCGTTACGATCGGACCTAACTCCGTAATCGCCTCCGGCAGCATCGTAACGCGGGATATCCCGGCTAACGTGCTGGCCGGGGGCACGCCCGCCAAGGCGATACGCGAAATCAACGTTCCGAACGATTGGATTCGCAGATACAACTGAACCGCGGCGGCGCATTAGGCGAACGATGCAGAAAGGGGGCTAAGTGGGGGAGTGAGCAACCTAAAGCATGCGTTAAAACAAGCCAACCGTCTTCTAAGAGGCGCCATATTCGCATTCCGAACGACGAAAACCGGTTCAATGCTCCAAGTATCCGGTTCTCATGTTGTTTCGAAATGCAGCAATACGAAACTCATAATCGGCAACAGGGTCATGCTCTATGACAGGGTCAATTTCTATCTGGATCAACCCGGAGCGGAAATCGTCATCGGCGACCGGACTTACATTAACCGTCGGACGGAGATCATGTCCAAGCAATCGGTGACGATCGGCACGGGCTGCGCGATCTCATGGGACGTGGTCATTTCGGATACCGATTATCATGAAATCGCGGGTACCTCTTCGACGAAGCCGATCGTTATCGGCGACGAGGTTTGGATCGGCTGCAAGTCTACCATTTTGAAAGGCGTTACGATCGGTAACGGAGCCGTCGTGGCGGCCGGGTCCGTCGTAACGAAAGACGTAGCCCCCCATACGCTTGTAGCGGGGATACCGGCTAAAGCGATCAAATCGAATGTCCGGTGGAAATAGGGAGGGCGGAAGATGAGAGTATGGATGTGGCCGAAATCGAGCGAACTGAATTTTTACAATGATTTGTTGACCGATTCGCTTAGCGGAGCAGGGTTGGACATTGCGGATTTGCGACACGGCAAGCTAATGCTGCAGGTTGGTCGAGCGAAATCGGGGGACATCGTCCATATCCACTGGATGCATCACGCTTACCAGAATCGGAATCGGCTGCTGTTTATCGTGAAATCTTTTATTTTCGTGCTGACGATGCTCTATTTGAAGCTGAGGAACGTGCAACTGATATGGACGATTCATAACCTGTATCCGCATCACGCGAAGTACCCTAAGATGGAGCGGTTCATGCGAACTCTGATCTGCCGATTTTGCAGTAAGCTGATTGTCGCGTCGGAGTCGATAAAACGGAAGGTCATGATGGAATTCAACGTCCCGGCACGGAAGCTATACGTTGTTAAACATGGCCACTATTTGGGCGTATACAAGCCGTACGGAACGGATGTCAGACGACAATATAACGTTAGCGAGGACGACGACGTGTATTTGTTTCTCGGCGCGATCAAAGCTTATAAGGGCATCGAGAATTTGATCGAATCTTTTAACGCGTTGAAGACGAAACGAACCTTCCTGATCATTGCGGGAAAAGCGGACGAAGAGATGGCGGCGTATTTGCGAAGTTTGGGAGATACCGAAAATATCATTCTGGATTTACGTTTTATCCCGAATGAAGAGGTTGCCGATCTGATCAACGCCGCCGATGTGATGGTGATGCCTTACAAAGAGATCACGACATCGGGTTCCGCGATTCTCGGGCTGTCGTTCAAGAAGCTGATCGTCATGCCGGACAACGACTTCATCGGCGAATATTTCAGGGAAGACATGGTCGTCGGTTACGAGCCGTCCGATGTTAACGGGCTTACGAACGCGATGAAAAAAGCGTTAAACGCGAAAAGGGAAGGAAAAGCGCCGAAGTATGACGAGGTGCTGAAGGAATTGGAATGGAGCGCGATCGCGGAAAAGATTAAAAACGTTTATCAAGGATGGGGATGAACGATGAAGGTTACGGTGGCCATCTGCACTCACAACCGGGCCAAAGATACGGGAGAGGCGATCGAAAGTATTCTGACGCAGAACTTCGATAAAAAGGCGATCGAAATTATCGTCATCGACAACCGGTCCACGGATCATACGGCACAGGTCGTGAACGATTTGAGACGGCGTCACGGTCCGAGAGTACGCTATATTCTCGAGAACAAGCTCGGCTTGTCGGTTGCCCGCAACAGGGCGATACGGGAGGCGAACGGCGAGTTCATTTTGTTTCTCGATGACGATGCCCTTGCTTCGAGCCATTGGGTGCAACACATCGTGGACGTCTTCGAAAGAGATCCGGTCATCGGCTGCGTCGGCGGCAAAATCGATCCCGTCTGGGAAGCCGCCGAACCGGATTGGATTCCGGAGGAATACCGCTCGGTGTTCACGATTCTCGATTACTCGAACGGGGTGAAGGAAATGCCTTCCCCATCGATTCCTTACGGCGCGAACGTCGCGTTCCGGATGAGCGTCTTCGACCATATCAAGCCGTTCCGCGAGGACTTGGGAAGGGTCGGCAATAATCTGCTGTCG
Encoded proteins:
- a CDS encoding glycosyltransferase family 4 protein → MKILIVCSDFPYPADHGARVDTWGRIKVLAELGWRIHLAVCGREKPSEADLEAVSAYVEQVKLCDRRSKLADFMHATPMQARSRDELRHVDVDGDYDYVLLEGDYVYPILDNPKIRHDSVILRVHNDEAVYFKALARSTRNVIHKLYYRMESGKFARLQKKMLEKVDKYLFISNKEFETFQKRHPSARSQFLPPPVSLGNFGSGTFQGKNVVFIGSLFMPNNREAIQWYLAHVHPLMLREPDYKFIVAGNSRKMSLSWLDQYDLTNVIVHDSPKSLDDIYKQGYLFVNPMQNGAGVKLKTIEAIQNGLPVISTSIGYEGTGLVKNEHILIADEPEAFYRKIKYLFDNPHSAKALADSSQNFLRMHYNHKEVLNGYIRSLTPIYPIKQVR
- a CDS encoding sugar transferase — encoded protein: MTPQYRDDAVVSASEYYKNAAIERKKPRANKLHSLLKRTIDIVGSLFGLIVLSPLFLIVAICIKWEDPKGPVFFSQIRVGKNEQPFRIYKFRSMCTDAEDKLKDVLHKNFISGAMFKIKDDPRITRVGKFIRKTSIDELPQFYNVLKGEMSLVGPRPSSRMEVDGYTTYDKKRLSVTPGCTGLWQVSGRNDIGFKEMVELDIAYIEKKSIWFDIKIILKTVVTIISSRGAS
- a CDS encoding glycosyltransferase, with protein sequence MKVTVAICTHNRAKDTGEAIESILTQNFDKKAIEIIVIDNRSTDHTAQVVNDLRRRHGPRVRYILENKLGLSVARNRAIREANGEFILFLDDDALASSHWVQHIVDVFERDPVIGCVGGKIDPVWEAAEPDWIPEEYRSVFTILDYSNGVKEMPSPSIPYGANVAFRMSVFDHIKPFREDLGRVGNNLLSSEESELIARLREKYKVYYTSYASVRHKIAKERTTKKWFLKRIFWQGVSDAVKRQDKSVAAVAKHTIRMMQAVGSLSFTIFQNKKFIRQIVKICYRNGSLVGILRYNGRG
- a CDS encoding glycosyltransferase family 4 protein → MRVWMWPKSSELNFYNDLLTDSLSGAGLDIADLRHGKLMLQVGRAKSGDIVHIHWMHHAYQNRNRLLFIVKSFIFVLTMLYLKLRNVQLIWTIHNLYPHHAKYPKMERFMRTLICRFCSKLIVASESIKRKVMMEFNVPARKLYVVKHGHYLGVYKPYGTDVRRQYNVSEDDDVYLFLGAIKAYKGIENLIESFNALKTKRTFLIIAGKADEEMAAYLRSLGDTENIILDLRFIPNEEVADLINAADVMVMPYKEITTSGSAILGLSFKKLIVMPDNDFIGEYFREDMVVGYEPSDVNGLTNAMKKALNAKREGKAPKYDEVLKELEWSAIAEKIKNVYQGWG
- a CDS encoding acyltransferase; translation: MSNLKHALKQANRLLRGAIFAFRTTKTGSMLQVSGSHVVSKCSNTKLIIGNRVMLYDRVNFYLDQPGAEIVIGDRTYINRRTEIMSKQSVTIGTGCAISWDVVISDTDYHEIAGTSSTKPIVIGDEVWIGCKSTILKGVTIGNGAVVAAGSVVTKDVAPHTLVAGIPAKAIKSNVRWK
- a CDS encoding DapH/DapD/GlmU-related protein, producing MNVQYKQIRFGKLLAVLKGAVILPIKTSSVGRLGRISGKLSVSNKGEFIIGRNVSFHAKPFPSSVTVGNKAELWIGDNVFFNYGLDIGCTKSIRIGSNTIIGPMVNIMDSNYHPVDADDPCASKEVIISENVWIGRGAVILAGVTIGPNSVIASGSIVTRDIPANVLAGGTPAKAIREINVPNDWIRRYN
- a CDS encoding glycosyltransferase family 4 protein — protein: MTKVLHLSEFTKGGVGTHINEVLKYQSDNHDIYLMVSELNSNPDFLRINSDRVFMYPYKRKPSYILKTMKSIDRKIKEINPDIIHVHGTFAGFFLRTLLFFKKRRPVVIYCSHGWAFLMDTQSWKRKLFAIVEKVLSLKTDHIIHISNHEYEMAMDYGISAKKSVVVHNGVSDSAVSELAPFAVRKEKINLLFVGRFDRQKGFDLLLELFNEHKFADIHLYLVGDTVLKECEYRYPDNAIKVGWVDNSEIDRYMKACDAIVVPSRWEGFGLVAIEALRNKKPVIASNRGALPEIVQHGVNGYLFDFDNKEELANILRGLDKSKLEEMGIAGRKVFNEKFHSDKMNRQIERLYEAAESKPTDRYSVSVKRYV
- a CDS encoding glycosyltransferase family 4 protein, whose product is MENGKTNVLFVTHADKKGGAEQSLIHLINYLDTAKYRIYLLSPGDAAYLNEIKTEYEHFPLRLNSIKQKLGLGYLETLLRIKRFVKKNRIEIIHANGWRAPWYTAPLKFMTKSKLVWHHRDHTHLRMFNHVLPRFFDQVICISHFVANSIRGSNKTIIYNGIDPDSALTPKSRILMEDDTLVIGMFGRIVEWKRYHLVIEAVKKMADNKRYNWKLLIVGDTSVDGSEDYYNDLIRKVIAYGLEENIVFYGYSPNPLDVMKDCDLTVNFSLNEPFGRVIIESLLAQTPVIVSDSGGAPEIIRETKGGFIVKDGDVEELYRTIRRVYDKGVNHQELSNEGYANVMNDFNMKAIARKVENTYHSLLARKMKAETAG